In Paenibacillus hexagrammi, the following are encoded in one genomic region:
- the tnpB gene encoding IS66 family insertion sequence element accessory protein TnpB (TnpB, as the term is used for proteins encoded by IS66 family insertion elements, is considered an accessory protein, since TnpC, encoded by a neighboring gene, is a DDE family transposase.), with protein MRKSIDGLILVVQHQLQLNPFQNHLFLFCGRKRDRMKALYWEGDGFVLLYKRLESGQYQWPMDAEAVRSITPQEFRWLLEGLSIHQPKAVKKLDFTPSI; from the coding sequence ATGCGAAAATCTATTGACGGTCTTATTCTCGTGGTGCAGCATCAGCTACAATTGAACCCGTTTCAGAATCATTTGTTTTTGTTCTGCGGTCGCAAGCGCGATCGAATGAAAGCCTTGTACTGGGAAGGTGATGGCTTCGTCCTGTTATACAAGCGACTGGAATCAGGTCAATACCAGTGGCCCATGGATGCGGAGGCCGTACGCTCGATCACGCCACAGGAGTTTCGGTGGTTGCTGGAGGGGCTATCCATCCATCAGCCGAAAGCGGTCAAAAAGCTTGATTTTACCCCTTCCATCTAA
- the tnpA gene encoding IS66 family insertion sequence element accessory protein TnpA translates to MQTLEMRNRYRLQQWTEIVRDCRSSGQTVVRWCAEHEVSVKSYYYWLRKIREAACESLPAFSSPNEPTLVPVPPSLRTNASRSEASHEQAAIILRTDAVTIEIHQHASTVLLEQTLRILHYVR, encoded by the coding sequence TTGCAAACTCTAGAAATGAGGAATCGCTATCGGCTTCAGCAGTGGACCGAGATTGTTCGTGACTGCCGCTCCAGTGGTCAGACTGTGGTTCGATGGTGTGCCGAGCACGAGGTCAGTGTGAAAAGCTATTATTACTGGCTTCGGAAAATCCGTGAAGCTGCTTGTGAATCCCTTCCTGCTTTCTCCTCTCCGAATGAACCAACTCTAGTGCCGGTCCCTCCATCTTTGCGGACGAACGCCTCACGTTCCGAAGCAAGTCATGAACAAGCGGCGATCATCCTTCGTACGGATGCCGTTACGATCGAAATTCATCAGCATGCGTCTACCGTACTTCTCGAACAGACGCTTCGCATCCTGCATTATGTTCGGTGA
- a CDS encoding retropepsin-like aspartic protease translates to MNIEVKYGLPFIEVTICYRGEVLHLKHVLLDTGSAGTIFSADVVEAIGVKVEPGDVLNKIRGVGGVEVVYSKFFDFVRTGGTSLEGFEVEIGEMNYGMEIDGIIGFDYIQLAGLIINSKELTVSARE, encoded by the coding sequence ATGAACATAGAAGTGAAATACGGGTTACCTTTCATAGAAGTTACGATTTGTTACCGTGGAGAAGTGCTGCACTTGAAACATGTTTTGCTTGATACTGGTTCAGCCGGGACGATTTTCAGTGCTGACGTAGTGGAGGCCATCGGGGTTAAAGTTGAGCCTGGAGATGTTCTGAACAAGATCAGGGGTGTAGGAGGCGTAGAGGTCGTGTACTCCAAATTTTTCGATTTTGTGAGGACAGGCGGAACTTCTCTAGAAGGCTTTGAAGTGGAGATTGGAGAAATGAATTACGGAATGGAGATTGACGGTATCATTGGTTTTGATTATATCCAATTAGCAGGTTTGATAATTAACTCCAAAGAATTGACGGTATCAGCGAGAGAGTAG
- a CDS encoding helix-turn-helix domain-containing protein produces MYTTLEKEGFIKVFETLKLFKRITSNKLAQDEQQEGQEIIKDLYVDLLPHEGILRKLLSNNTFILLGRKGTGKSTLFARAQYDIATKKVNLSAYMNAKSIVDDMKNKNNNVKLPKLEEVLDTVQLERLLLIRQFLNELLKSIVDDLKKEDQGFFEKIQNKFRDNKIEHIINSIKDKIENPTLFKVNSVLIQKSKKTESNKNTTSSEHKGEVGGLKEILLKLYSKINTSRERTSGRENENINVFARLFDIGEIIDGIKELLCVTKRKRLFIFIDDFSELSKEDMEIFFQTIINPIYNSARDELVLKIAAYPGRISYGELEAGKYDQQSIDAFELYGRHYIDLERKSSDFIKRLLENRINYFCKVNIDKYFDLKEMHIEELCLLLYEATINIPRTLGHILSFCYDNAIVYNKPINKSIIFEAIEYVYDKITKTYFEKEYRSLGVYEEKIDIYSQNQLLEALCDKSLELKAELPKTDNSHFSGLEYAYTSHFQVAPSVSPFLDSLELNGLVHKVSILAQKGVKDGQNPDAFIYSLDYGLSLNKKILYGRPERTTKYTKYYQQRRFDFSHLIAQTLSSNKKIVCKSCKAEYDISELPNIEKFHMMCITCGQKTCEIDYDQKLKNLVQENLDKAKYHKDELDILHAVGLFSTNSGIKPYPLEVGQELDTTYQSVVRNAKELIEKGLLTREEDTDKKNRPYYKLTEQGKHVIKSIYS; encoded by the coding sequence ATGTATACTACTCTTGAAAAAGAAGGTTTTATTAAGGTTTTTGAGACATTAAAACTTTTTAAAAGAATTACCTCGAACAAATTGGCACAAGATGAGCAACAAGAAGGCCAAGAAATAATAAAAGATCTATATGTTGATTTGCTTCCACATGAAGGTATCTTAAGAAAGCTGCTATCGAATAATACGTTCATTCTGTTAGGAAGAAAAGGAACAGGGAAATCGACATTATTTGCACGAGCACAATATGATATTGCAACAAAAAAGGTGAACTTATCTGCATATATGAATGCAAAGTCTATAGTAGATGATATGAAGAATAAAAATAACAATGTTAAATTACCAAAATTGGAGGAGGTTTTGGACACCGTACAATTAGAGAGATTATTATTAATACGACAATTTTTAAATGAATTATTAAAAAGCATTGTTGACGATCTTAAGAAAGAAGATCAAGGTTTTTTTGAAAAGATACAGAACAAATTTAGGGATAATAAAATAGAGCATATAATCAATTCCATCAAGGATAAAATTGAGAATCCAACATTGTTTAAAGTAAATAGTGTCCTTATACAAAAAAGCAAAAAAACTGAGTCAAATAAAAATACAACATCTTCAGAACATAAAGGTGAAGTTGGTGGTTTGAAGGAAATTTTATTGAAATTATATTCTAAGATTAATACATCTCGAGAGCGCACCTCCGGTCGAGAGAATGAAAACATAAATGTGTTTGCAAGACTTTTTGATATAGGAGAAATTATTGATGGGATTAAAGAATTATTATGTGTAACTAAAAGGAAGAGATTATTCATATTCATCGATGACTTTTCCGAGCTTTCAAAGGAAGATATGGAAATTTTTTTCCAAACAATTATTAATCCGATATATAACTCTGCACGTGATGAATTAGTACTAAAAATAGCAGCCTATCCTGGAAGAATTTCTTACGGAGAGTTGGAGGCCGGTAAATATGACCAACAGTCAATAGATGCCTTTGAGTTGTATGGGAGACATTATATTGATCTTGAGAGAAAATCCAGTGATTTTATAAAGCGCCTGCTAGAGAATAGAATAAATTATTTTTGCAAAGTAAATATTGACAAATACTTTGACCTAAAGGAGATGCATATCGAAGAACTATGTTTACTTCTATATGAGGCGACAATTAATATTCCTAGGACTTTAGGGCATATTCTCAGTTTTTGTTATGATAATGCTATTGTTTATAATAAGCCAATAAACAAGTCCATAATCTTTGAAGCGATAGAGTATGTTTATGATAAAATAACAAAAACTTATTTTGAAAAAGAATATAGAAGCTTGGGAGTTTACGAGGAGAAGATTGATATTTATAGTCAAAATCAGCTCTTAGAAGCGCTCTGTGACAAATCTCTTGAATTAAAAGCAGAACTTCCTAAAACAGATAATTCGCATTTTTCAGGTTTAGAGTATGCGTATACAAGTCATTTCCAAGTAGCTCCAAGTGTAAGTCCCTTTCTGGATTCTTTGGAGCTAAATGGATTAGTACATAAAGTTAGTATTCTTGCTCAGAAGGGAGTAAAGGATGGACAAAATCCAGATGCTTTTATTTACTCTCTTGACTATGGTCTTTCTCTTAATAAAAAAATTCTTTATGGTCGTCCTGAGAGGACAACTAAATATACGAAATATTACCAACAAAGAAGATTTGACTTTAGTCATTTAATCGCACAAACACTATCTTCAAACAAGAAAATCGTATGTAAAAGTTGTAAGGCAGAATATGATATTTCCGAGTTGCCTAACATAGAGAAGTTTCATATGATGTGTATCACATGTGGTCAAAAGACATGTGAAATTGACTATGATCAAAAATTAAAGAATTTAGTACAAGAAAATCTTGATAAGGCGAAATACCATAAGGATGAGTTAGACATCTTACATGCTGTGGGACTTTTTAGTACGAATTCAGGGATAAAGCCTTACCCTTTGGAGGTAGGGCAGGAACTTGACACAACATACCAATCAGTAGTAAGGAATGCTAAAGAGTTGATAGAAAAGGGATTACTTACTAGAGAAGAAGACACTGATAAAAAGAATAGGCCATACTATAAGTTGACAGAACAAGGGAAACATGTAATTAAAAGTATTTATTCTTGA
- the smpB gene encoding SsrA-binding protein SmpB: MATKKAEGKVLAQNKKASHDYFIEDTYECGLVLTGTEIKSLRAGKANLGDSFSTIRNGEAFVHNMHISPFEQGNRSNPTDPTRARKLLMKKPEIAKLLGQSKQEGYTLVPLKIYIRNGYAKLLLGLGKGKKQYDKRETAAKRDAQRDIQRALREKQKVAR; encoded by the coding sequence GTGGCAACGAAGAAGGCCGAGGGCAAAGTGCTCGCCCAGAACAAGAAGGCGTCGCACGACTATTTCATTGAAGATACGTACGAGTGTGGCTTAGTCCTGACCGGCACGGAGATCAAATCCTTGCGTGCAGGCAAAGCGAATTTGGGAGATAGCTTCTCCACCATTCGCAATGGTGAAGCTTTCGTGCATAACATGCACATCAGTCCGTTTGAGCAGGGCAATCGCAGTAATCCGACGGATCCTACGAGAGCACGCAAGCTGCTCATGAAGAAGCCAGAGATCGCGAAGCTGCTGGGACAGTCGAAGCAAGAAGGCTACACGTTGGTTCCCTTGAAAATCTACATCCGCAACGGCTACGCTAAGCTTTTGCTTGGATTAGGCAAAGGGAAGAAGCAGTACGACAAGCGTGAAACCGCAGCGAAGCGGGATGCGCAGCGTGATATTCAGCGGGCGCTTCGCGAGAAGCAGAAGGTGGCCAGATAG
- the rnr gene encoding ribonuclease R, translating to MVNEQDILSFMQETAYKPMTYQELEKHFGVENATDFKEFLKILNNLEQEGLILRTRNDRYGVPERMNLIRGKLQAHAKGFGFLIPEDRDQPDVYIHANDMNTAMNGDLILVRVTSKSPAGGRMEGEVVRVVTRANSQIVGTFQSQETYAFVIPDDKRVTRDIFIPQHAFMGAVTGQKVVVKLVSYPEGRAAAEGEVVEILGHKDDPGIDILAIVRKFQLPEAFPEEVLQEADAAPDTISEEEIQGQGRRDLRNKRIVTIDGEDAKDLDDAVNVERLENGNYVLGVHIADVSYYVREGSALDREAYNRGCSVYLTDRVIPMLPHRLSNGICSLNPRVDRLTMSCEMEFDENLTVVRHDIFTSVIKTSERMTYTNVRKLLTGEAEPEVLERYEYLMDDFKLMEELAMKLRSRRMKRGAIDFDFEESKILVDEEGKPTDIIKRERSIAEMIIEEFMLAANETVAEHFHWLKVPFLYRIHEDPDMEKLFHFMEFITNFGYSVKGKGNSVHPRALQSLLEEIKGTTEETVISKVMLRSMKQARYDSQSLGHFGLAAEYYSHFTSPIRRYPDLIIHRVIREVLESGVLSDQRTEYLAGRMDDIARQSSERERMAVEAERETEALKKAQFMLDKIGEEFEGIISSVTNFGIFVELENTVEGLIRLSDLTDDYYHYHEMHHALVGERTSRTYRIGDQAKVRVARVNMDERTIDFEMVDMKPRSESRGGFRGGDSRGGSRGGAARGGRGSGDRGRGAGDRERSGGGRGTGDRGRSGESRDSGAGERSSGDSRGRGGKAGGGSKGGKPWGKSGKGGFVGAKAGARTGAGGAGPAAGGKGKENRDGFAGSGKRSKDGKVRLGDAPAFGAAESQRNAAVGVEERGRGQHDSFESAGGAARERSGASDRELRGGVEGAKRRALGAAGGKSGGSDWASGVNALAKGGRRRGTGGSSGGGKKRRK from the coding sequence ATGGTAAATGAACAAGATATATTAAGCTTTATGCAAGAAACGGCGTATAAGCCGATGACGTATCAGGAGCTTGAGAAACATTTTGGCGTGGAGAACGCCACCGATTTTAAAGAATTTCTCAAAATCCTCAACAATTTGGAGCAGGAAGGTCTCATTCTGAGAACGCGCAACGACCGTTACGGCGTACCAGAGCGTATGAACTTAATTCGAGGCAAGCTGCAAGCTCATGCCAAGGGCTTTGGCTTCCTTATTCCTGAGGATCGGGATCAACCGGACGTGTACATTCACGCCAATGATATGAATACCGCTATGAATGGGGATCTCATTCTCGTTAGAGTCACTTCAAAGAGCCCGGCGGGCGGGAGAATGGAAGGCGAAGTGGTTCGTGTCGTAACGAGGGCGAACTCGCAGATCGTGGGGACTTTTCAAAGCCAAGAAACGTATGCCTTCGTAATTCCTGACGATAAGAGGGTAACTAGGGATATCTTTATTCCTCAGCACGCTTTCATGGGCGCAGTTACGGGGCAAAAGGTCGTCGTCAAGCTTGTCAGCTACCCGGAGGGCAGAGCTGCGGCGGAAGGTGAAGTTGTCGAGATTCTGGGGCATAAGGATGACCCGGGTATTGATATTTTGGCTATCGTACGTAAATTTCAGCTCCCAGAAGCGTTTCCAGAAGAGGTTCTTCAAGAAGCTGATGCTGCACCGGATACGATTAGCGAAGAGGAGATTCAAGGGCAAGGCCGTAGAGATTTGAGGAATAAGCGGATCGTCACAATTGATGGTGAGGATGCCAAGGACCTGGATGATGCGGTGAATGTTGAGCGTCTGGAGAACGGTAACTATGTGCTAGGTGTGCATATTGCCGATGTCAGCTACTACGTGCGTGAAGGGTCCGCTTTGGACCGTGAAGCTTATAATCGGGGCTGCTCCGTCTACCTGACTGATCGTGTCATTCCGATGCTTCCTCATCGGCTTTCTAACGGAATATGCTCGCTGAATCCGCGAGTGGATCGGCTTACGATGTCCTGTGAGATGGAGTTTGACGAGAACTTAACAGTGGTTCGCCATGATATTTTTACCAGCGTTATTAAAACGAGTGAGCGGATGACGTATACCAATGTCAGAAAGCTTCTGACAGGTGAAGCGGAGCCGGAAGTGCTCGAGCGCTACGAGTATTTGATGGATGACTTCAAGCTGATGGAAGAGCTGGCGATGAAGCTTCGTTCCCGTCGTATGAAGCGGGGAGCCATTGATTTTGACTTCGAGGAATCCAAGATTCTCGTAGATGAAGAAGGTAAGCCAACCGATATTATCAAAAGAGAGCGTTCCATCGCTGAGATGATCATCGAGGAATTCATGCTTGCTGCCAATGAAACGGTGGCCGAGCATTTCCATTGGTTGAAAGTGCCGTTTCTGTACAGGATTCATGAGGATCCCGATATGGAGAAGCTGTTTCACTTCATGGAGTTCATTACGAATTTCGGGTATTCCGTTAAAGGCAAGGGCAACTCGGTTCACCCTCGTGCGCTTCAATCCTTGCTTGAAGAAATCAAGGGAACGACAGAAGAGACGGTTATCAGCAAAGTGATGCTTCGTTCCATGAAGCAGGCGCGTTATGATTCCCAGAGCTTGGGGCATTTCGGATTGGCCGCGGAATATTATTCCCACTTTACGTCGCCGATCCGCCGATATCCCGATCTTATTATTCATCGCGTGATTCGTGAGGTACTTGAGAGCGGGGTGCTATCGGATCAACGTACGGAGTATTTGGCTGGGCGTATGGACGATATTGCCCGTCAGTCCTCGGAACGTGAGAGAATGGCCGTTGAGGCGGAACGGGAGACTGAAGCGCTCAAGAAAGCCCAATTCATGCTTGATAAAATTGGTGAGGAATTCGAAGGCATCATATCCAGCGTGACCAACTTCGGTATCTTCGTAGAGCTTGAAAATACGGTAGAAGGCTTGATCCGTTTAAGCGATCTGACCGATGATTATTATCATTATCATGAAATGCATCATGCGCTGGTCGGGGAGAGAACTTCCCGTACTTACCGAATCGGTGATCAGGCCAAAGTACGCGTAGCCCGCGTTAATATGGATGAGCGTACCATTGATTTTGAAATGGTGGATATGAAGCCTCGCAGTGAGAGCCGCGGCGGGTTCCGGGGAGGAGATTCGCGAGGCGGCAGCAGAGGCGGTGCGGCCCGCGGTGGACGTGGAAGCGGCGATCGCGGTCGTGGCGCCGGAGACCGTGAACGGAGTGGCGGAGGTCGTGGGACCGGAGACCGCGGTCGAAGCGGCGAAAGTCGAGATAGTGGAGCAGGTGAACGGAGTAGCGGAGACAGCCGCGGTCGTGGCGGTAAAGCCGGCGGTGGCAGTAAGGGCGGCAAGCCATGGGGCAAAAGCGGCAAAGGTGGCTTTGTCGGCGCGAAGGCCGGTGCGCGGACGGGTGCAGGTGGTGCGGGTCCAGCTGCGGGAGGAAAGGGTAAGGAGAATAGGGACGGCTTTGCCGGAAGCGGCAAGCGAAGCAAGGACGGCAAGGTTCGTCTGGGCGACGCGCCTGCCTTTGGAGCTGCGGAGTCCCAGAGGAACGCAGCAGTTGGTGTGGAAGAGCGAGGACGAGGTCAGCATGACTCGTTCGAGAGCGCGGGAGGCGCCGCAAGAGAGCGCAGCGGCGCTTCGGATCGAGAGCTTCGCGGCGGTGTTGAGGGCGCGAAGCGAAGGGCTTTAGGCGCTGCCGGAGGCAAGAGCGGCGGCAGCGATTGGGCGAGCGGCGTGAACGCGCTCGCCAAGGGCGGACGCCGCCGCGGAACGGGCGGCAGCAGCGGTGGAGGCAAGAAGCGGCGCAAGTAG
- a CDS encoding alpha/beta hydrolase, which translates to MGENRVYRSTEPFSFKGLGSKSQIALLMVHGFTGSPSEFRRVGYFLHDQGYTVQAVRLPGHGTSPEEMRRTEWTDWYGHVRDQYDELAAVCKNIVVIGHSMGGLLTFMLAAERRPAGIISLAAPIYLATRHASWAVLLQYMLHYVEKKSKNIPTLLNESCAYTKTPIRSVVSLLRLIKRVRKLLPKIAAPVWIGQGNQDAVVRHHSAEFLYQKVGSSVKELHYYPRSSHGMLLDLEREQIYEDITSFIESLQFEQ; encoded by the coding sequence ATGGGTGAGAATAGAGTATATAGGTCGACTGAGCCTTTCAGCTTTAAGGGGCTTGGTTCAAAAAGTCAGATCGCTTTGCTAATGGTGCATGGATTTACAGGGTCGCCATCGGAATTCAGGAGAGTCGGTTATTTTTTACATGACCAGGGGTACACCGTACAAGCTGTAAGGCTGCCGGGTCATGGCACTTCGCCGGAAGAGATGCGCAGAACTGAATGGACGGATTGGTATGGGCATGTGAGGGACCAATATGACGAATTGGCTGCGGTGTGCAAGAATATTGTAGTGATAGGACATTCCATGGGCGGGCTGCTGACCTTCATGCTGGCAGCGGAGCGGAGACCTGCGGGTATTATATCCCTGGCCGCCCCCATCTACCTTGCCACTCGACATGCTTCATGGGCGGTATTACTTCAATACATGCTCCATTATGTAGAGAAAAAGTCAAAGAACATCCCCACTTTGTTAAATGAATCATGTGCGTATACCAAAACGCCGATTCGTTCTGTCGTTTCGCTGCTGCGATTGATTAAAAGAGTTAGAAAGCTTTTGCCAAAGATTGCAGCGCCGGTTTGGATCGGGCAGGGGAACCAGGATGCAGTCGTAAGACATCATAGCGCCGAATTTTTATATCAGAAGGTGGGTTCATCAGTCAAAGAGCTCCACTACTATCCACGGTCATCTCACGGCATGCTGCTGGATTTGGAAAGAGAACAGATTTATGAAGATATTACCTCGTTTATCGAATCTCTGCAGTTCGAACAATAG
- the secG gene encoding preprotein translocase subunit SecG: MVIAMKILLIIASIGLICVVLLQKGKSAGLSGAISGGAEHLFGKQKARGLELFLSRFTMGLAAAFFILSIVVAYVVKTA; encoded by the coding sequence ATGGTAATCGCAATGAAGATTCTGTTAATTATAGCTTCGATCGGTTTAATTTGCGTTGTCTTGCTTCAAAAAGGTAAGAGCGCTGGTTTATCTGGTGCGATCTCCGGTGGAGCTGAGCATTTGTTTGGTAAGCAAAAAGCTCGCGGGCTAGAGTTGTTCTTGTCTCGTTTTACAATGGGACTTGCAGCTGCATTTTTCATTCTCTCCATTGTCGTAGCCTACGTAGTGAAAACCGCTTAA
- a CDS encoding M50 family metallopeptidase: MGENYFIFNRFRAVDASDPSSFFRNLDTMVHEFGHAVVTLALSGKVQYIELYADHSGVTHSLITKSWSVIPVSLAGYMTASLFAWFLFAVYAKGKQRLGLQVMTVVAVLSLVLFVRNAFGITFILGLIAVTVLALALAPKWLRDFYYLLLAFLCLEESVFGPLSLVQYAWINARQAGDATNLALNTGIPAIAWAIGFTLFALWCAKQAVQAFLGRKGSRSTRAKKPAVSYRE, from the coding sequence TTGGGTGAAAACTATTTTATTTTTAATAGGTTCCGCGCTGTTGACGCATCTGATCCCTCTTCGTTTTTTCGCAATCTGGATACGATGGTTCATGAATTCGGGCACGCAGTTGTAACGCTTGCTCTATCCGGTAAGGTGCAGTACATAGAGCTATACGCTGACCACAGCGGAGTAACCCACTCGCTAATCACGAAGTCATGGTCGGTCATTCCCGTATCGCTAGCCGGTTATATGACGGCCTCTCTCTTTGCTTGGTTTCTGTTTGCTGTCTATGCCAAAGGGAAGCAGCGTCTCGGCTTGCAGGTAATGACGGTGGTTGCCGTTCTCTCCCTTGTTCTCTTTGTACGAAATGCGTTCGGTATAACCTTCATACTCGGACTAATTGCAGTTACGGTTCTGGCTCTCGCGTTGGCGCCAAAATGGCTCAGGGACTTTTATTACCTCTTGCTGGCATTCCTGTGCTTGGAGGAATCGGTTTTCGGACCGCTGTCGCTTGTGCAGTACGCATGGATTAACGCACGTCAGGCAGGGGACGCAACCAATTTGGCACTTAATACGGGAATACCCGCTATTGCTTGGGCTATCGGTTTTACCTTGTTCGCTCTGTGGTGCGCGAAGCAGGCGGTTCAAGCGTTCTTGGGACGCAAAGGAAGCAGGTCTACTCGTGCGAAAAAGCCGGCAGTGTCGTATAGAGAGTGA
- the eno gene encoding phosphopyruvate hydratase, with amino-acid sequence MTIISDVYAREVLDSRGNPTVEVEVYLESGAFGRAIVPSGASTGAYEAVELRDGDKGRYLGKGVLKAVDNVNEIIAPELIGLDALDQVGIDNKMIEIDGTPNKAKLGANAILAVSMAVARAAADALDVPLYTYLGGFNAKTLPVPMMNIINGGAHADNNVDVQEFMVLPVGAPTFKEALRIGAEIFHSLKSVLKEKGLNTAVGDEGGFAPNFASNEEALSTIITAIEKAGYKPGEDVFLGMDVASTEFFKDGKYHLEGEGKSYTPAEFVDFLAAWVDKYPIITIEDGCSEDDWEGWKLLTEKLGGKVQLVGDDLFVTNTSRLSTGIEQDIANSILVKVNQIGTLTETFDAIEMAKRAGYTAVISHRSGESEDSTIADIAVATNAGQIKTGAPSRTDRVAKYNQLLRIEDELQSVAQYAGKKAFYNLRNFK; translated from the coding sequence ATGACTATCATTTCCGACGTTTACGCTCGCGAAGTCCTGGACTCCCGCGGTAACCCAACTGTAGAGGTAGAAGTATACCTTGAATCCGGCGCTTTCGGCCGTGCAATCGTTCCTTCAGGCGCTTCCACTGGCGCATACGAAGCTGTTGAGCTTCGCGACGGTGACAAAGGCCGTTACCTTGGTAAAGGTGTTCTGAAAGCTGTTGATAACGTGAACGAAATCATCGCTCCTGAGCTGATCGGCTTGGACGCTCTTGATCAAGTTGGTATCGACAACAAAATGATCGAAATCGACGGTACGCCTAACAAAGCAAAATTGGGTGCTAACGCAATTCTTGCTGTTTCCATGGCTGTAGCTCGCGCAGCAGCAGACGCTCTGGATGTACCTTTGTACACATACCTGGGCGGATTTAACGCAAAAACATTGCCAGTTCCAATGATGAACATCATCAACGGCGGCGCGCATGCTGATAACAACGTAGACGTTCAAGAGTTCATGGTTCTGCCAGTAGGCGCTCCAACGTTCAAAGAAGCTCTTCGCATTGGCGCTGAGATCTTCCACAGCTTGAAGTCCGTTCTGAAAGAAAAAGGCCTGAACACAGCAGTTGGCGACGAAGGCGGCTTTGCTCCTAACTTCGCATCCAATGAAGAAGCTCTTTCCACAATCATCACTGCAATCGAAAAAGCTGGCTACAAACCAGGTGAAGATGTATTCTTGGGTATGGACGTTGCTTCCACGGAGTTCTTCAAAGACGGTAAATACCACCTTGAAGGCGAAGGCAAATCCTACACGCCTGCTGAGTTCGTAGACTTCTTGGCTGCATGGGTAGACAAATACCCAATCATCACTATCGAAGACGGTTGCTCTGAAGACGATTGGGAAGGTTGGAAATTGCTTACTGAGAAATTGGGCGGCAAAGTACAGCTCGTTGGCGACGACTTGTTCGTAACGAACACATCCCGTCTGTCCACAGGTATCGAGCAAGACATCGCAAACTCCATCTTAGTAAAAGTAAACCAAATCGGTACGTTGACTGAGACTTTTGATGCGATCGAAATGGCTAAACGCGCTGGTTACACAGCGGTAATCTCCCACCGTTCCGGTGAGAGCGAAGACAGCACCATCGCTGACATCGCTGTTGCTACGAACGCTGGACAAATCAAAACAGGCGCGCCTTCCCGTACGGACCGCGTTGCGAAATACAACCAATTGCTTCGCATTGAAGATGAGCTTCAATCCGTTGCTCAATACGCAGGTAAAAAAGCTTTCTACAACCTGAGAAACTTCAAGTAA